The Bacteroidales bacterium genome has a segment encoding these proteins:
- the gdhA gene encoding NADP-specific glutamate dehydrogenase: protein MSNSIIDQKVDQFMAKVIAKNAGEVEFHQAVKEVVLSLMPFVEENPKYKGILERMVEPERVIMFRVPWLDDKGEFQINRGFRIEMNSAIGPYKGGLRFHPTVNLGILKFLAFEQVLKNSLTTLPMGGGKGGSDFDPKGKSDNEVMKFTQSFMSELQRHIGPDTDVPAGDIGVGGREIGFMFGQYKRLRNEFTGVLTGKGLEWGGSLIRPEATGYGCVYFAEEMLKTRGMDFKGKTVVISGSGNVAQYATEKVNQLGGKVVTLSDSNGYIYDPAGIDAEKLAYVMELKNIKRGRISDYAKKYNCEFVEGKTPWGVKCDIALPCATQNELNGDDAKTLVANGCFCVSEGANMPSTIEAVDHFIEKKILYGPGKAANAGGVATSGLEMSQNSMRLSWTRERVDQELHTIMVNIHNTCIKHGKEGDFINYVKGANIGGFVKVAEAMMAQGLV, encoded by the coding sequence ATGTCAAACAGTATTATTGACCAGAAAGTCGATCAATTCATGGCAAAAGTTATTGCCAAGAATGCAGGTGAAGTTGAGTTTCACCAGGCAGTGAAAGAAGTAGTTTTATCACTGATGCCTTTTGTTGAAGAAAACCCAAAGTACAAGGGAATTCTTGAGCGTATGGTTGAACCCGAACGTGTTATCATGTTCCGCGTTCCCTGGCTGGACGACAAAGGAGAGTTCCAGATCAACCGTGGTTTCCGCATTGAAATGAACAGTGCCATAGGTCCTTACAAAGGGGGATTACGTTTCCACCCGACTGTAAATCTTGGCATCCTGAAGTTCCTGGCTTTCGAACAGGTACTGAAGAACAGCCTTACCACACTTCCTATGGGCGGTGGAAAAGGTGGATCTGATTTCGATCCTAAAGGAAAGAGTGACAATGAAGTAATGAAGTTCACCCAATCATTCATGTCTGAATTGCAGCGCCATATTGGTCCTGACACTGATGTTCCTGCAGGGGATATAGGTGTTGGTGGCCGTGAAATAGGCTTTATGTTTGGTCAGTACAAACGTCTCCGCAACGAGTTCACCGGCGTTCTTACCGGTAAAGGACTTGAGTGGGGTGGCAGTTTGATCCGTCCGGAAGCTACTGGTTATGGCTGTGTATATTTTGCTGAAGAAATGCTCAAGACCCGTGGAATGGACTTCAAGGGTAAAACTGTTGTTATTTCCGGTTCAGGTAATGTTGCACAATATGCTACTGAAAAAGTAAATCAACTTGGTGGTAAAGTGGTTACCCTCAGCGATTCCAATGGTTACATTTATGATCCAGCCGGTATTGATGCTGAAAAGCTGGCTTATGTAATGGAACTGAAGAACATCAAACGCGGACGTATCAGCGATTACGCTAAGAAATACAACTGCGAATTTGTTGAAGGTAAAACTCCATGGGGTGTTAAATGCGACATCGCACTTCCTTGTGCAACCCAGAATGAACTTAATGGTGACGATGCAAAGACACTGGTAGCTAATGGTTGCTTCTGCGTATCAGAAGGTGCCAATATGCCATCCACCATCGAAGCTGTTGACCATTTCATTGAAAAGAAAATCCTCTACGGTCCTGGTAAAGCTGCCAATGCCGGTGGTGTTGCCACTTCAGGACTCGAAATGAGCCAAAACAGTATGCGTCTTAGCTGGACCCGCGAACGCGTTGACCAGGAACTGCATACCATTATGGTAAACATTCATAACACCTGTATTAAACATGGTAAAGAAGGTGACTTCATCAATTACGTTAAGGGTGCCAATATCGGCGGTTTCGTAAAAGTTGCCGAAGCCATGATGGCACAGGGACTTGTGTAA